In Parabacteroides timonensis, the genomic stretch CCATGAACCGTCGCGGTTAGAGAAAAACTCACTGATAACCGGCTTACTACTTAAAGCAGAAAGCGTTATCGGTGTAATAAACTCTTTTCCGGCAGGGGTTATCACCACCTGTACTTCAGCACCTTTCTTCACCAGGGCACGGATAATATAAGCAGCCTTGTATGCCGCTATACTTCCTGTAATTCCCAGTATGATATGTTTACCTTTCAACATCTTTTTTTCTTATAAACGCAACATCAGGATGTCGCGCGTTACCTTACTGTCAATATTATGGTGTTCACCCAAATGCCAGCCCTGCTTATCTACCGGGGCAGCCAGTGCATCCAGATCGCTTTCCTTAATACCGCATTCGCCTAAACGGGTTTTCAATCCCATATGACGGAAGAAATCTTCACAGGCAGCGATCGTTTTACGGGCACGTTCCTCTTCTGTTCCTCCTGTAATGCCGAATACGACTTCACCCATACGTGCCAGTTTCACCTGTTTTTCCTTAAACATGTAAGTCATGACACCCGGCAACAGAATAGCCAATGTCTGTGCATGATCCAAACCGAACTGGGCAGTCAGAGCATATCCCATCCGATGGGACGACCAGTCCTGAGGCACTCCTTGTCCGATCCATACATTCAAAGCATTGGTGGCAGCCCACATCAGGTTGGCACGGATATCATAATCGTTCGGATGATCCAGTACTTTCATTCCTTCTTCATAGATAACCTTCATCAGGCCTTCGGAGAAAGCATCCTGTACTTTTGCATTAACGGGATAGGTCAGATATTGTTCGACAACATGGATAAACGAGTCCACCACGCCGTTCGCCACCTGCCGGGCAGGTAATGAATAAGTCACTTCCGGATCCAGGATAGCGAACTGAGGGAAGACTAACGGACTGGCAAAGTTCAGTTTTTCGCGAGTCCCGACACGTGAAATAACAGAACGTTCGTTCATTTCCGAACCGGTAGCCGATAAAGTCAAGACAGCCCCCAATGGCAATGCCTGTTTTATCACCCCACCTTTCGAAAGAATATCCCAGGGCTCTCCTTCGTAATAATAAGCGGCCGCAATAAATTTGGTAGCGTCGATAACCGACCCTCCACCTACAGCCAACAGAAAGTTTATATTTTTCTCCTTGACGATCTCTACCGCTTTCATACAGGTTTCATAGTGCGGATTGGCCTCGATACCCGGAAATTCCGTCACCTCAAAGCCTTTCAATGCCTCTGTCACCTGGTCATAGATACCGTTCTTCTTTATACTTCCGCCTCCGTAGACCATCAAGACCTTGCTTCCGGCAGGGATCAAAGCGGATAAACGTGCAATTGAGCCTTTCCCGAAGACAACCTTTACAGGATTGGCAAACTCAAAGTTGTTCATTGCTGTTATTTCGAATTAAAACCTCTCAATTTAATTTCGGTGAGTATCTTCTTGGTATTCAGCGGGAAGTCACCGTTCATAATCCAGGAATAATATCCGGGGTCTGTCTTTAATACTTCTTCTACCAGCTTTCCTTTATATTTACCGAAGTTGATCACTTCCTCTCCCTTTTCGTTATATACCATGCGTCCGGCAAAATCCACATTGTCGGTAAAGCTGGAATATTTGGAAAGAAAATCAATATCGTTCTGTAATTCGGAATAACGGTCCAGCTGCGCCTTCAGGATCTCGTAGGTAGCCATTGTATCTGCTTCTGCCGTATGGGCATTTTCCAGACTCTTGTCACAATAGAACTTATAGGCAGCCGACAATGTACGTTGTTCCATTTTATGGAAAATAGTCTGAACATCGACAAATTTGCGTTTATTCAGGTCGATATC encodes the following:
- a CDS encoding iron-containing alcohol dehydrogenase, with protein sequence MNNFEFANPVKVVFGKGSIARLSALIPAGSKVLMVYGGGSIKKNGIYDQVTEALKGFEVTEFPGIEANPHYETCMKAVEIVKEKNINFLLAVGGGSVIDATKFIAAAYYYEGEPWDILSKGGVIKQALPLGAVLTLSATGSEMNERSVISRVGTREKLNFASPLVFPQFAILDPEVTYSLPARQVANGVVDSFIHVVEQYLTYPVNAKVQDAFSEGLMKVIYEEGMKVLDHPNDYDIRANLMWAATNALNVWIGQGVPQDWSSHRMGYALTAQFGLDHAQTLAILLPGVMTYMFKEKQVKLARMGEVVFGITGGTEEERARKTIAACEDFFRHMGLKTRLGECGIKESDLDALAAPVDKQGWHLGEHHNIDSKVTRDILMLRL
- a CDS encoding 3'-5' exonuclease, which encodes MQLNLKNPIVFFDLETTGINIVKDRIVEISFVKVHPNGKEETKTRRINPEMPIPPESTAIHGITDEDVKDCPTFKEIAKSLAAQIEGCDLAGYNSNRFDIPLLAEEFLRAGVDIDLNKRKFVDVQTIFHKMEQRTLSAAYKFYCDKSLENAHTAEADTMATYEILKAQLDRYSELQNDIDFLSKYSSFTDNVDFAGRMVYNEKGEEVINFGKYKGKLVEEVLKTDPGYYSWIMNGDFPLNTKKILTEIKLRGFNSK